The following are encoded together in the Phragmites australis chromosome 19, lpPhrAust1.1, whole genome shotgun sequence genome:
- the LOC133900613 gene encoding uncharacterized protein LOC133900613, producing the protein MPDVAGDRGQAKDGNIFNVWNHGFSIGQGFRCGFCGLSKKSGGATRLRAHLARIPGDVVSCLHTTSEVKHAMRKRYKEGKDRRKEIQKSKKRLKDNLVREMGGNQHIYVLSDEEEQIQMAKSLSLREYEFQQRVEMRGSTFHMDLVVLVFPILQHIRDIQRYNLGSNHYLIEFLVLSSLGLTPHCSRVRWKKLAQAWAKWFHANDISEGKASCPYFRASMRLTQELGMAGRLFAGSDIDGPCLDANYEDIEKALEDFKRDWKKYGVTIMCDSWTGPTSMSMSIINFMVYCHGRTFFHKTINASG; encoded by the exons ATGCCTGATGTTGCCGGTGATAGAG gtCAAGCAAAAGATGGCAACATATTCAATGTGTGGAATCATGGTTTCAGTATTGGACAAGGATTTAGATGTGGGTTTTGTGGCTTGTCCAAGAAATCTGGAGGTGCAACCCGTCTAAGGGCGCATCTAGCTCGGATACCAGGTGATGTTGTTAGTTGCCTGCATACGACAAGTGAGGTGAAGCATGCTATGCGGAAAAGGTATAAAGAGGGGAAGGATAGGAGGAAAGAAATACAGAAGAGCAAAAAGAGGTTGAAAGATAATCTTGTAAGGGAGATGGGTGGAAATCAACATATCTATGTGCTaagtgatgaggaggagcagatTCAGATGGCAAAGTCATTATCATTGAGAGAATATGAATTTCAACAAAGAGTGGAGATGAGGGGTTCCACATTTCACATGGATCTGGTAGTTCTAGTGTTTCCAATACTACAACATATAAGAGACATCCAACGGTACAACCTAGGATCAAATCATTATTTGATAGAGTTTCTAGTTCTATCCAGCCTAGGATTGACACCACATTGCAGCAGGGTAAGATGGAAAAAACTTGCACAAGCTTGGGCCAAATGGTTTCATGCAAATGATATTTCGGAGGGAAAAGCCAGTTGTCCTTATTTTCGAGCATCAATGAGGTTGACTCAAGAGCTAGGCATGGCAGGTCGGTTATTTGCTGGGAGTGACATCGATGGACCATGTTTGGATGCTAACTATGAGGACATTGAGAAGGCTCTTGAGGACTTCAAAAGAGATTGGAAGAAATATGGTGTTACAATCATGTGTGACTCATGGACAGGACCCACGAGCATGAGCATGAGCATTATCAACTTCATGGTGTATTGCCATGGGCGCACATTCTTCCATAAGACTATCAATGCAAGTGGGTGA